A genomic window from Mesorhizobium sp. 131-2-1 includes:
- a CDS encoding sugar ABC transporter ATP-binding protein has product MGTDAVFRVDGLRKSFGHIEVLGGISLELHAGEVTVLMGANGAGKSTLVKIISGVYERGGGTMQLAGQDFAPNTPAEAIRAGVVTVHQNINDGVVADLDVATNLTLDRLSGSGVPTFFNPGRVRREAKVVADRMGLAIDLKARVSDLSLADRQMVAIARAMAHRPKVLILDEPTSSLSSAEADRLFQLIDRLREQGVAILYISHRMSDIRRLADRIVSMRDGVVSGVFDNKPLDYEGAVNAMLGRKIHLDRVVARNSAHPVLTVDGLRLAPGARPFSLTLGAGEVVAVTGLVGVGKTALAETLFGVRRPLSGAMTMDGRPYAPSSAGEAIAAGVFLVAKDRATSGIVGDFNIERNVSLPFLKRMSGLGVLKRRIERAAARRQIEELAIVCRSEKDEMGALSGGNQQKVMVGRWMSQPARLFILDEPFQGVDISARRDIAAKLRASADGRATLLFVTELDEALETADRILVMSEQTIVGEHRNEDIDLERLLAEVAGGPLHSAA; this is encoded by the coding sequence ATGGGCACTGATGCCGTGTTCCGCGTGGACGGCTTAAGGAAATCCTTTGGCCATATCGAGGTGCTTGGCGGCATCTCGCTCGAACTGCATGCGGGCGAAGTCACCGTGCTGATGGGCGCCAACGGCGCCGGCAAATCCACCCTGGTCAAGATCATCAGCGGCGTCTACGAGCGCGGTGGCGGCACGATGCAGCTCGCCGGCCAGGACTTCGCGCCGAACACGCCGGCCGAGGCGATCCGCGCCGGTGTCGTCACCGTGCATCAGAATATCAATGACGGCGTCGTCGCCGACCTCGACGTCGCCACCAACCTGACGCTGGACCGCTTGAGCGGCAGCGGCGTGCCGACGTTCTTCAATCCGGGCCGGGTGCGCCGCGAGGCCAAGGTGGTCGCCGATCGCATGGGGCTCGCCATCGACCTCAAGGCCCGCGTCAGCGACCTGTCGCTGGCCGACCGCCAGATGGTGGCGATAGCTCGGGCCATGGCGCACCGGCCGAAAGTGCTGATCCTCGACGAGCCGACCTCGTCGCTGTCCAGTGCCGAGGCCGACCGGCTGTTCCAGCTGATCGACAGGCTGCGCGAACAAGGCGTGGCGATCCTCTACATCTCGCACCGCATGTCCGACATCCGCCGCCTCGCCGACCGCATCGTCTCGATGCGCGACGGCGTGGTGAGTGGCGTGTTCGACAACAAGCCGCTCGACTACGAGGGCGCGGTCAACGCCATGCTCGGCCGCAAGATCCATCTCGACCGTGTCGTCGCCAGGAATTCGGCGCACCCGGTTCTGACCGTCGACGGGCTGCGGCTGGCGCCTGGCGCGCGGCCGTTCTCGCTGACGCTTGGCGCCGGCGAGGTCGTCGCCGTCACCGGGCTCGTCGGCGTCGGCAAGACGGCGTTGGCTGAGACCTTGTTCGGCGTGCGCCGGCCACTGTCCGGCGCCATGACCATGGACGGCAGGCCATACGCCCCGTCGTCGGCCGGCGAGGCGATTGCCGCCGGCGTATTCCTTGTCGCCAAGGACCGCGCCACCAGCGGCATCGTCGGCGACTTCAACATCGAGCGCAACGTCAGCCTGCCGTTCCTCAAGCGCATGTCCGGCCTTGGTGTTCTCAAGCGCCGCATCGAACGCGCCGCCGCCCGTCGCCAGATCGAGGAACTCGCCATCGTCTGCCGCTCCGAGAAGGACGAGATGGGCGCACTCTCCGGCGGCAACCAGCAGAAGGTGATGGTCGGCCGCTGGATGTCGCAGCCGGCCAGGCTCTTCATCCTCGACGAACCCTTCCAGGGCGTCGACATCTCGGCTCGCCGCGACATCGCCGCCAAGCTTCGGGCCAGCGCCGACGGCCGCGCCACGCTGCTCTTCGTCACCGAGCTCGACGAGGCGCTCGAGACGGCCGACCGCATCCTGGTGATGTCGGAACAGACGATCGTCGGCGAGCATAGGAACGAAGACATCGATCTCGAGCGGCTGCTTGCCGAAGTGGCCGGCGGCCCGCTGCACAGCGCGGCGTGA
- the mtnK gene encoding S-methyl-5-thioribose kinase translates to MTGKLPFEALSVETLPARLGANEAVTAQIGKDTRSWRVREVGDGNLNLVFIVEGDKGAVVVKQALPYVRLVGDSWPLPLKRSFFEYHALTRQQARAPGSVPAIHHFDESQALIVMEYLSPHIILRRALIEGRQLPNIARDIGLFMARTLFRGSDLSMVTRERKADLALFADNVELCDITENLVFTDPYFDAKMNRHTSPQLDGLVAELRADRDLKVEAQRLKHLFAANAETLLHGDLHSGSIMVTDKETRMIDPEFAFYGPVAFDVGMLLANFWMAFFSQRGHEEKGKRDAMRTYLLEVTTETWAVFRAEFSQLWRTERTGMLYHKSLFEDQGDRLGAEQALDHMLHEIWTDLLGFAGIEVHRRILGLAHNADFETIADQDLRATCEAKALKFGRHIAVNRRQIHSIDEVNALAALIEQENGI, encoded by the coding sequence ATGACTGGGAAATTGCCCTTCGAAGCACTATCGGTCGAAACGCTGCCGGCGCGCCTCGGCGCCAACGAGGCCGTCACCGCGCAGATCGGCAAGGACACCCGAAGCTGGAGGGTGCGCGAGGTCGGCGACGGCAATCTGAACCTGGTGTTCATCGTCGAGGGCGACAAAGGCGCGGTCGTCGTCAAGCAGGCCCTGCCCTATGTGCGGCTGGTCGGCGACAGCTGGCCGCTGCCGTTGAAGCGCTCCTTCTTCGAGTATCACGCGCTGACGAGGCAGCAGGCGCGGGCGCCGGGTTCGGTGCCGGCGATCCACCATTTCGACGAAAGCCAGGCGCTGATCGTCATGGAGTACCTGTCGCCGCACATCATCCTCAGGCGCGCGCTGATCGAGGGCCGGCAGCTGCCGAACATTGCGCGCGACATCGGCCTGTTCATGGCCCGCACCCTGTTCCGCGGCTCCGACCTGTCGATGGTGACGCGGGAGCGCAAGGCGGACCTGGCGCTGTTTGCCGACAATGTCGAGCTTTGCGACATCACCGAGAACCTGGTGTTCACCGACCCCTATTTCGACGCCAAGATGAACCGTCACACCAGCCCGCAGCTCGATGGGCTGGTCGCCGAATTGCGCGCCGACCGCGACCTCAAGGTCGAGGCGCAGCGGCTGAAGCATCTGTTCGCCGCCAACGCCGAAACGCTGTTGCATGGCGACCTGCATTCGGGCTCGATCATGGTCACCGACAAAGAAACCCGGATGATCGATCCCGAGTTCGCCTTCTACGGCCCGGTCGCCTTCGACGTCGGCATGCTGCTCGCCAATTTCTGGATGGCCTTCTTCTCGCAGCGCGGCCATGAGGAGAAGGGCAAGCGCGACGCCATGCGCACCTATCTGCTCGAGGTCACCACCGAGACCTGGGCGGTGTTCCGCGCCGAGTTCTCGCAGCTGTGGCGCACCGAGCGCACCGGTATGCTCTATCACAAAAGCCTGTTCGAGGATCAGGGCGACAGGCTGGGCGCCGAGCAGGCGCTCGACCACATGCTGCATGAAATCTGGACCGACCTGCTCGGCTTTGCCGGCATCGAGGTGCACCGTCGCATCCTCGGCCTCGCCCACAATGCCGACTTCGAGACCATTGCCGATCAGGACCTGCGCGCCACATGCGAGGCGAAGGCGCTGAAGTTCGGCCGTCACATCGCCGTCAACCGGCGCCAGATCCACAGCATCGACGAGGTCAACGCTCTGGCCGCGCTGATCGAACAGGAGAACGGGATTTGA
- the mtnA gene encoding S-methyl-5-thioribose-1-phosphate isomerase has translation MNVGDRHYRTIWLSDDGRSVEIIDQRWLPHEFRVERIGTVAGVATAIRDMWVRGAPLIGVTAAYGAAIQMADDPSDAALDAVWETLHKTRPTAINLRWALDEMRRFLRPLPPEQRAKAAYRRAAEIADEDVGLNRAIGENGLAIIKQIAARKQPGETVNILTHCNAGWLATVDYGTATAPIYLATEAGIPVHIYVDETRPRNQGAQLTAWEMAGHGVPHTLIVDNAGGHLMQRGQVDMVIVGTDRTTADGDVCNKIGTYLKALAAADNDVPFYVALPSPTIDWTVGDGLAEIPIEERSGDEVSLVWGKNAKGEITQVRVSPEATPAANPAFDVTPARLVTGLITERGVAKASREGLKAMFPERG, from the coding sequence TTGAACGTCGGCGACCGCCATTACCGGACCATCTGGCTGAGCGATGACGGCCGCTCCGTCGAGATCATCGACCAGCGTTGGCTGCCGCATGAGTTCCGCGTCGAGAGGATCGGCACGGTTGCCGGCGTCGCCACCGCGATCCGCGACATGTGGGTGCGCGGCGCGCCGCTGATCGGCGTCACCGCCGCCTATGGCGCCGCCATCCAGATGGCGGACGATCCGTCGGACGCGGCGCTCGACGCGGTCTGGGAAACATTGCACAAGACGCGGCCGACGGCGATCAACCTGCGTTGGGCGCTCGACGAGATGCGGCGCTTCCTTCGGCCGCTGCCGCCCGAACAGCGCGCCAAGGCCGCCTACCGGCGCGCCGCCGAGATCGCCGATGAGGATGTCGGGCTGAACCGCGCCATCGGCGAGAACGGGCTTGCCATCATCAAGCAAATCGCGGCGCGCAAGCAGCCGGGCGAGACGGTCAACATCCTGACCCACTGCAATGCCGGCTGGCTGGCCACCGTCGACTACGGCACCGCCACCGCGCCGATCTATCTCGCCACCGAGGCCGGCATTCCCGTCCATATCTATGTCGACGAGACGCGGCCGCGCAACCAGGGCGCCCAGCTGACCGCCTGGGAGATGGCCGGCCACGGCGTGCCGCACACGCTGATCGTCGACAATGCCGGCGGACACCTGATGCAGCGCGGCCAGGTCGACATGGTGATCGTCGGCACCGACCGCACCACCGCCGACGGCGACGTCTGCAACAAGATCGGCACCTATCTCAAGGCGCTCGCCGCGGCCGACAACGACGTGCCGTTCTACGTCGCGCTGCCCTCGCCGACCATCGACTGGACAGTGGGCGACGGGCTTGCCGAGATCCCGATCGAGGAGCGCTCCGGCGACGAGGTGTCGCTGGTCTGGGGCAAGAACGCCAAGGGCGAGATCACCCAGGTGCGGGTCTCGCCGGAAGCAACGCCGGCGGCAAACCCCGCCTTCGACGTGACGCCGGCGCGGCTGGTCACCGGCCTGATCACCGAACGCGGCGTCGCCAAGGCCTCGCGCGAGGGCCTGAAGGCGATGTTCCCCGAACGCGGGTGA
- a CDS encoding 6,7-dimethyl-8-ribityllumazine synthase, protein MNQHSPKDYEIVRVAVIRARWHADIVDQCVTAFEAELAVLGGGRFAVDVFDVPGAYEIPLHAKTLVETGRYAAILGAAFVVNGGIYRHDFVAGAVLEGMMTVQLATGVPVLSAVLTPHNFHDSAEHHRFFFEHFQVKGKEAANACVHILAAREKIAA, encoded by the coding sequence ATGAATCAGCATTCCCCAAAAGACTATGAAATCGTTCGCGTCGCCGTCATTCGGGCGCGCTGGCATGCCGACATCGTCGACCAGTGCGTGACGGCGTTCGAGGCGGAGCTTGCCGTTCTCGGCGGCGGCCGCTTCGCGGTCGACGTCTTCGACGTGCCCGGTGCCTACGAGATCCCGCTGCATGCCAAGACCTTGGTCGAGACCGGCCGTTACGCCGCGATCCTCGGCGCCGCCTTCGTCGTGAATGGCGGCATCTACCGGCACGATTTTGTCGCCGGCGCCGTCCTCGAGGGCATGATGACCGTGCAGTTGGCGACCGGCGTGCCGGTGCTGTCGGCGGTGCTCACGCCGCATAATTTTCACGACAGCGCCGAGCATCACCGCTTCTTCTTCGAGCACTTCCAGGTCAAGGGCAAGGAAGCGGCCAATGCCTGCGTGCATATCCTTGCAGCGCGTGAAAAGATCGCGGCGTGA
- a CDS encoding dihydroxyacetone kinase subunit DhaK translates to MPVQTKKIINDGNRSVDEMLEGILAAHPRHLRSVDGSPRSIIARDGPRPGKVGLVIGGGSGHEPTFLGFVGKGLADAAAIGNVFASPPPDPILECAKAVSGGAGVLFMYGNYAGDVMNFDMAAEMAAMDDIEVRTVLTTDDVASAPRDQRQKRRGVAGNFFIFKAAGAACDRMLSFDEVERVARKANDHTFTMGVALSPCSLPQTRRPNFEIGADEMEIGMGIHGEPGIARGKLKTADEITDEMLDKILAEMAPSRGDKVAVLVNSLGSTPLMELYIMNRRVKQRLDDIGVSVHATWVGNYCTSLEMAGASVTLEHLDGELQTLLDHPCDCAMFRAG, encoded by the coding sequence ATGCCGGTGCAGACCAAGAAGATCATCAACGACGGCAACCGTTCCGTCGACGAGATGCTGGAAGGGATACTCGCCGCGCATCCTCGCCACCTCAGAAGCGTGGACGGCAGCCCACGCTCGATCATCGCCCGTGACGGGCCGCGGCCAGGCAAGGTTGGGCTCGTCATCGGCGGCGGCTCGGGCCACGAGCCGACCTTTCTAGGCTTCGTCGGTAAGGGGCTGGCGGACGCCGCGGCCATCGGCAACGTCTTTGCCTCGCCGCCGCCGGACCCGATCCTCGAATGCGCCAAGGCAGTGAGTGGCGGCGCCGGCGTGTTGTTCATGTACGGCAACTATGCCGGCGACGTGATGAATTTCGACATGGCGGCCGAGATGGCGGCGATGGACGACATCGAGGTGCGCACGGTGCTGACCACCGACGACGTGGCCTCGGCGCCGCGCGACCAGCGGCAGAAGCGGCGCGGCGTCGCCGGCAACTTCTTCATCTTCAAGGCGGCGGGCGCGGCCTGCGACCGCATGCTCTCCTTCGACGAGGTCGAGCGGGTCGCCCGCAAGGCCAACGACCACACCTTCACCATGGGCGTGGCGCTGTCGCCCTGCTCGCTGCCGCAGACACGGCGGCCGAATTTCGAGATCGGCGCGGACGAGATGGAGATCGGCATGGGCATCCATGGCGAGCCGGGCATCGCGCGCGGCAAGCTCAAGACCGCCGACGAGATCACCGACGAGATGCTGGACAAGATCCTCGCCGAGATGGCGCCGTCGCGCGGCGACAAGGTCGCCGTGCTGGTCAACTCGCTCGGCTCGACGCCGTTGATGGAGCTCTACATCATGAACCGGCGAGTCAAGCAGCGGCTCGACGACATCGGCGTTTCGGTGCATGCGACCTGGGTCGGCAATTACTGCACCTCGCTCGAAATGGCCGGCGCCTCGGTGACGCTGGAGCATCTCGACGGCGAGTTGCAGACCTTGCTCGACCACCCTTGCGACTGCGCCATGTTCCGCGCCGGCTGA
- the dhaL gene encoding dihydroxyacetone kinase subunit DhaL, with the protein MTAIGTAELKKMFDAIAAAIEADKDRLCRLDGVIGDADHGIAMALGFGAVRDALAALDLSAIEPTALLNTAAKSFLNAVGASSGPLYATAFMRAAAAVKGKATLAADDVVAMVQAMAQGIKDRGKAEIGEKTMIDAWQPAAEAAAAAHAAGQSLAESLQAALTAAERGAEATKDMIAAKGRSSRLGERSLGHIDPGAASAVTVIAAIRKSLG; encoded by the coding sequence ATGACCGCCATCGGAACGGCAGAGCTGAAAAAAATGTTCGACGCCATCGCCGCGGCGATCGAGGCCGACAAGGACCGGCTCTGCCGGCTCGATGGCGTCATCGGCGACGCCGATCACGGCATTGCCATGGCACTCGGCTTCGGGGCGGTGCGCGATGCGCTGGCGGCGCTCGACCTTTCTGCGATCGAGCCGACGGCGCTGCTCAACACCGCGGCGAAATCCTTCCTCAATGCCGTCGGCGCCTCGTCGGGCCCGCTCTACGCGACCGCCTTCATGCGCGCCGCCGCCGCTGTCAAAGGCAAGGCGACGCTGGCGGCCGACGATGTGGTCGCCATGGTCCAGGCGATGGCGCAAGGCATCAAGGATCGCGGCAAGGCCGAGATCGGCGAAAAGACGATGATCGATGCCTGGCAACCGGCGGCCGAGGCGGCGGCCGCCGCGCATGCCGCCGGCCAAAGCCTGGCTGAGAGCCTGCAGGCCGCGCTGACCGCCGCCGAGCGCGGTGCGGAAGCGACCAAGGACATGATCGCGGCCAAGGGCCGCTCCTCGCGGCTCGGCGAGCGCTCGCTCGGCCATATCGATCCGGGTGCTGCCTCGGCCGTCACCGTCATCGCAGCTATCCGGAAAAGCCTGGGTTAG
- the derI gene encoding D-erythrulose-4-phosphate isomerase encodes MRIAIGADSAGKPLLDVIAAHLATKSGLTVSDLSQAGYYADLSQKLAQTIVDGENDRGILFCGTGIGVSISANKVPGIRAALTHDTYSAERAAKSNNAQIITMGARVIGPELAKAIVDTWLASEFDDKGPSAGNVQAINRLDAAKG; translated from the coding sequence ATGAGAATAGCCATTGGAGCCGACAGCGCCGGCAAGCCGCTGCTCGACGTTATCGCCGCCCACCTCGCCACCAAATCCGGCCTTACCGTCAGCGACCTCAGCCAGGCCGGCTACTATGCCGACCTGTCGCAGAAACTTGCGCAGACGATCGTCGACGGCGAAAACGATCGCGGCATCCTGTTCTGCGGCACAGGCATCGGCGTTTCGATCTCGGCCAACAAGGTGCCGGGCATCCGCGCCGCGCTCACCCACGACACCTATTCGGCCGAGCGCGCGGCGAAATCCAACAACGCCCAGATCATCACCATGGGCGCCCGCGTGATCGGTCCGGAACTGGCCAAGGCGATCGTCGATACCTGGCTCGCCTCGGAGTTCGACGACAAGGGTCCGTCGGCCGGCAACGTCCAGGCGATCAACAGGCTCGACGCGGCGAAGGGCTAA
- a CDS encoding triose-phosphate isomerase, with translation MVYWVGTSWKMNKTLGEALDFAQVLAGFVPGFDGRIQPFVIPPFTAVREVKQVLASTRIKVGAQNMHWADAGAWTGEISPLMLGDCGLDLVELGHSERREHFGETDHTVGLKTAAAVKHGLIPLICVGETLAERESGKADAVLTAQVEGALQFLEGEARGAKVLFAYEPVWAIGDKGIPASSDYADRQQALIKKVAGGLLPSVPPVLYGGSVNPGNAAELVGQPNIDGLFIGRSAWQAEGYIDILQRASAAI, from the coding sequence GTGGTCTACTGGGTCGGTACAAGCTGGAAGATGAACAAGACGCTTGGCGAGGCGCTCGACTTCGCCCAGGTGCTTGCCGGCTTCGTGCCGGGGTTCGACGGGCGCATCCAGCCCTTCGTCATCCCGCCTTTCACGGCGGTGCGCGAGGTCAAGCAGGTGTTGGCGTCGACGCGCATCAAGGTCGGCGCCCAGAACATGCATTGGGCCGATGCCGGCGCCTGGACCGGCGAGATCTCGCCGCTGATGCTCGGCGATTGCGGCCTCGATCTGGTCGAGCTCGGCCACAGCGAGCGGCGCGAGCATTTCGGCGAGACCGACCACACTGTAGGTCTGAAGACTGCGGCGGCGGTGAAGCACGGCCTAATCCCGCTGATCTGCGTCGGCGAGACACTGGCCGAGCGCGAGAGCGGCAAGGCCGATGCCGTTTTGACCGCGCAGGTCGAAGGCGCGCTGCAATTCCTCGAAGGCGAGGCGAGGGGAGCAAAAGTCCTGTTCGCCTATGAGCCGGTCTGGGCGATCGGCGACAAGGGCATTCCGGCCAGCTCCGACTATGCCGACAGACAGCAGGCGCTGATCAAAAAGGTCGCCGGCGGCCTGCTGCCTTCGGTGCCGCCGGTGCTCTATGGCGGCAGCGTCAACCCCGGCAATGCCGCCGAGCTGGTCGGCCAGCCAAACATCGACGGTCTCTTCATCGGCCGCTCCGCCTGGCAGGCGGAAGGCTACATCGACATCCTCCAGCGCGCCTCGGCGGCGATCTGA
- a CDS encoding DeoR/GlpR family DNA-binding transcription regulator → MKSDSRRQGVMDFLMEAGTASVEDLAARFGVSKMTVHRDLDELEESGFLRKVRGGASIQPSGLFESDFRYRQKQAIDEKRRLAAAAVAMIEPGQTVIIDDGSTAGGIAGHLADLRPLTVISNNLAVIQDLAGVAGITLIALGGQYSKKFHGFFGLLAEETLKSLRADVAFLSSSAIHGASAFHQDEEVVQTKRLMMAAAGRKYLLVDHGKFGRTALHFLTDLRAFDTVFTGSELSQPVRDALEVAGVSLTVVDGKE, encoded by the coding sequence ATGAAGAGCGACAGCCGCCGGCAAGGCGTCATGGATTTCCTGATGGAGGCCGGCACGGCCTCCGTCGAGGATCTCGCCGCGCGCTTCGGCGTTTCCAAGATGACCGTGCATCGCGACCTCGACGAACTGGAGGAGAGCGGCTTCCTGCGGAAGGTGCGCGGCGGCGCCTCGATCCAGCCGAGCGGCCTGTTCGAGAGCGATTTCCGCTATCGGCAGAAACAGGCGATCGACGAAAAGCGACGTCTTGCCGCCGCCGCCGTCGCTATGATCGAGCCCGGCCAGACGGTGATCATCGACGACGGCTCGACGGCTGGCGGCATCGCCGGGCACCTCGCCGACCTTCGCCCTCTGACGGTCATCTCCAACAATCTTGCCGTCATCCAGGACCTTGCCGGTGTCGCCGGCATCACGCTGATCGCGCTTGGCGGCCAGTACAGCAAGAAGTTCCACGGCTTCTTCGGCCTGCTTGCCGAGGAGACGCTGAAATCGCTGCGCGCCGACGTCGCCTTCCTGTCGTCTTCAGCCATTCACGGCGCCTCGGCCTTCCACCAGGACGAGGAGGTGGTGCAGACCAAGCGCCTGATGATGGCGGCGGCCGGGCGCAAATACCTGCTGGTCGATCACGGCAAGTTCGGCCGCACGGCGCTGCATTTCCTCACCGACCTCAGGGCGTTCGACACGGTCTTCACCGGCAGCGAGCTCAGCCAGCCCGTGCGTGATGCGCTGGAGGTCGCCGGAGTCTCACTGACGGTTGTCGACGGCAAGGAATAA
- the fba gene encoding class II fructose-bisphosphate aldolase (catalyzes the reversible aldol condensation of dihydroxyacetonephosphate and glyceraldehyde 3-phosphate in the Calvin cycle, glycolysis, and/or gluconeogenesis): MARITLRQLLDHAAEHGYGVPAFNMNNMEQGLAIMEAAEETKSPVILQASRGARAYANDVVLAKLIDALVEIHPDIPVCMHLDHGNNEATCVTAIQYGFTSVMMDGSLKEDGKSPADYAYNSGITRRVVDMAHWGGVSVEGEIGVLGSLESGGGEQEDGHGVEGALSHDQLLTDPEQAVQFVKDTHVDALAVAMGTSHGAYKFSRKPDGAVLAMNVIEEIHRRLPNMHLVMHGSSSVPEDLQEIINKYGGQMKPTWGVPVEEIQRGIKHGVRKINIDTDNRMALTGAIRKVLTENPSEFDPRKYLTPAMAAMRKLCKQRFEEFGTAGNAQKIKPLPVSEMAKRYKSGSLDPKFG; this comes from the coding sequence GTGGCTCGCATCACACTGAGACAATTGCTCGACCATGCCGCCGAACACGGCTATGGCGTGCCGGCCTTCAACATGAACAACATGGAGCAGGGCCTCGCCATCATGGAGGCGGCCGAGGAGACCAAGTCGCCAGTCATCCTGCAGGCCAGCCGCGGCGCACGCGCCTACGCCAATGACGTGGTGCTGGCCAAGCTGATCGACGCGCTGGTCGAAATCCACCCCGACATCCCGGTCTGCATGCATCTCGACCACGGCAACAATGAAGCGACCTGCGTCACCGCGATCCAGTACGGCTTCACCTCGGTGATGATGGACGGCTCGCTGAAGGAGGACGGCAAATCGCCGGCCGACTACGCCTACAATTCCGGCATCACGCGGCGCGTCGTCGACATGGCGCATTGGGGCGGCGTCTCGGTCGAAGGCGAGATCGGCGTGCTCGGCTCGCTTGAGAGCGGCGGCGGCGAGCAGGAAGACGGCCACGGCGTCGAAGGCGCGCTCAGCCACGACCAGCTTTTGACCGACCCGGAACAGGCTGTGCAGTTCGTCAAGGACACGCATGTCGACGCGCTGGCGGTGGCGATGGGCACCAGCCACGGCGCCTACAAATTCTCGCGCAAGCCGGACGGCGCGGTGCTGGCCATGAACGTGATCGAGGAGATACACCGCCGCCTGCCGAACATGCATCTGGTCATGCACGGCTCGTCGTCGGTGCCTGAGGATCTGCAGGAGATCATCAACAAGTATGGCGGCCAGATGAAGCCGACCTGGGGCGTTCCCGTCGAGGAGATTCAGCGCGGCATCAAGCACGGCGTGCGCAAGATCAACATCGACACCGACAACCGCATGGCGCTGACCGGCGCGATCCGCAAGGTGCTGACCGAGAACCCGTCGGAGTTTGATCCGCGCAAATATCTGACGCCGGCGATGGCGGCGATGAGGAAGCTCTGCAAGCAGCGCTTCGAGGAGTTCGGCACCGCCGGCAATGCGCAGAAGATCAAGCCACTGCCGGTCTCGGAAATGGCCAAGCGCTACAAGTCTGGCAGCCTCGACCCGAAGTTCGGCTGA
- a CDS encoding sugar phosphate isomerase/epimerase family protein, which produces MAFTLSLNTNPLVNRFADPDDLIDAIAYGIGIRDVQLTHEFVNPGWPAATIAKFVRLFQAALARTGVRVTSGMTGPYGRLNHFGHPDADVRRYYVDWFKTFADISAELGASGMGTQFAIFTHRDYDDPERRARLLDIAMECWREVAEHAKAAGLSYLFWEPMSVGREFGHTIESCRALHEEIEAAGLAIPLKMMVDIDHGDVTSSNPADIDPYAWAEAFPRQSPIIHIKQSSMNKGGHWPFTAAYNKDGRITPEKFLETVRRGGGTDNEICLELSFREREPVDHQVVAMIRESVDYWAPFIDAGRADLRAK; this is translated from the coding sequence TTGGCCTTCACGCTTTCCCTCAACACCAATCCGCTGGTCAACCGCTTCGCTGATCCGGACGATCTGATCGATGCGATCGCCTATGGCATCGGCATCAGGGACGTTCAGCTCACGCATGAGTTCGTCAATCCCGGCTGGCCGGCTGCGACCATCGCGAAATTCGTCCGCCTGTTCCAGGCCGCGCTTGCTCGCACCGGCGTGCGCGTCACCTCGGGCATGACCGGCCCTTACGGGCGGCTGAACCATTTCGGTCATCCCGACGCCGATGTGCGCCGCTACTATGTCGACTGGTTCAAGACCTTCGCCGACATCTCGGCCGAACTCGGCGCCAGCGGCATGGGCACGCAGTTCGCCATCTTCACCCACCGGGACTACGACGATCCCGAGCGCCGCGCCCGGCTGCTCGACATCGCGATGGAGTGCTGGCGCGAGGTCGCCGAGCATGCCAAGGCGGCCGGGCTGAGCTATCTGTTCTGGGAGCCGATGTCAGTCGGCCGCGAATTCGGCCATACCATTGAAAGCTGCCGGGCGCTGCATGAGGAGATCGAAGCCGCTGGCCTCGCCATCCCGCTGAAGATGATGGTCGACATCGACCATGGCGACGTCACGTCGAGCAACCCGGCCGACATCGATCCCTATGCCTGGGCCGAGGCCTTCCCGAGGCAATCGCCGATCATCCACATCAAGCAGTCGTCGATGAACAAGGGCGGCCACTGGCCTTTTACCGCCGCCTACAACAAGGATGGCCGCATCACGCCGGAGAAATTCCTGGAGACGGTGCGGCGTGGCGGCGGCACCGACAACGAGATCTGCCTGGAACTGTCGTTCCGCGAGCGCGAGCCGGTCGATCACCAGGTCGTCGCCATGATCCGTGAATCGGTCGACTACTGGGCGCCGTTCATCGATGCAGGCAGGGCGGATCTGAGGGCAAAGTAA